Proteins from a genomic interval of Paenibacillus sp. RC334:
- a CDS encoding sensor histidine kinase, whose protein sequence is MKFHSIRSRLIWFLLIAVTLPLLLSMTMTFILTKQSLREQATQENERLIFQGITNLDNYLQGLNRASIGVYNDPHFLRNLAKIPNDYRAVAEIYTTLQTMMNASSGIDQVYLHSFEARQSTLITSTVPLREFRLAPFPGSIHYGSSGLFIQPSHTKHLYGFSAVSYAEHDTQRQVFTLHRAIQNIPSSEMLGVLAMDVRLDPLRSICRQLYNADTEELFLIDRNGTIIYSGQEASIGTRWKESGLLNRISKEGKHGVIEDDTALQVYGKLDASLSGWTLIKKIPNRTLYLRATRLTQINAVITGAALLLVIVATLWISIKITEPIKRLTRYINQIQSGQLDVDIRAMSNDEIGVLSRRFRQMMDTINNLILREYKLELANKTHQLKALQAQINPHFLYNTLQSIGTLALQHEVPRIYSLLSSLAKMLRYNMRDHTVVTLKEEAEHVKQYLDLQKERFGEQLEVTYQWDDGVLDDQVPKMILQPLVENYFKHGADPRLGHGEIRIAGCQIREGIVKITVENNGISIPQAELEHLQHMLKRPLKAYEEPNTSESDSIGLRNVLLRIQLHSEDGSNTLYVDNILPHGVRYTLEIRTEAHTEIYTKGE, encoded by the coding sequence ATGAAATTCCACAGCATTCGTTCTCGCCTGATCTGGTTTCTCTTAATTGCGGTTACTCTGCCGCTGCTGCTGTCGATGACTATGACCTTCATTCTTACCAAGCAATCCTTGCGAGAGCAGGCCACACAAGAAAATGAACGGCTTATTTTTCAGGGAATTACGAATCTGGATAACTATTTACAGGGATTAAACCGCGCGTCCATTGGAGTCTATAATGATCCTCATTTCCTGCGCAACCTGGCTAAAATTCCGAATGATTACCGGGCCGTTGCCGAAATTTACACCACGCTGCAAACGATGATGAATGCTTCGTCAGGCATCGATCAGGTGTATTTGCACTCTTTTGAGGCCAGGCAATCTACGCTGATTACCAGCACAGTCCCTCTACGGGAATTCCGGCTGGCACCCTTTCCCGGCTCCATTCATTACGGCTCTTCCGGATTGTTCATCCAGCCTTCACATACGAAGCATTTGTACGGCTTTTCGGCGGTTTCCTATGCAGAACACGACACACAGCGGCAGGTATTTACACTCCATCGGGCGATTCAGAACATTCCTTCCTCAGAGATGCTTGGGGTGCTTGCTATGGATGTTCGTCTGGACCCGCTGCGTAGCATTTGCCGTCAGTTGTACAATGCAGATACAGAGGAACTGTTTTTGATCGACCGGAACGGAACGATCATATATAGTGGACAGGAAGCGTCGATTGGAACGCGCTGGAAGGAATCCGGCCTGCTTAATCGAATTTCTAAAGAAGGCAAGCACGGAGTCATTGAAGATGATACGGCATTGCAGGTGTACGGCAAGCTGGATGCCAGCCTGTCAGGCTGGACGCTCATTAAGAAAATCCCTAATCGCACGCTTTATTTACGGGCCACCCGCCTGACCCAGATCAATGCAGTCATTACAGGCGCAGCGTTGCTGCTCGTCATTGTTGCCACCTTGTGGATTTCCATCAAAATCACGGAGCCCATCAAGCGACTGACCCGCTACATAAACCAGATTCAGTCCGGTCAATTGGATGTAGACATCCGGGCCATGAGCAATGATGAGATCGGAGTGCTGTCACGCCGCTTCAGACAGATGATGGATACCATCAACAACCTCATTTTACGGGAATACAAGCTCGAACTGGCGAACAAGACACATCAATTGAAAGCGCTTCAAGCACAGATTAACCCTCATTTTTTATACAATACGCTGCAATCTATCGGAACGCTGGCTCTACAGCATGAGGTGCCGCGAATCTATTCCCTGCTCTCTTCCCTTGCCAAAATGCTCCGCTATAACATGCGGGATCATACAGTCGTAACACTTAAGGAAGAGGCCGAGCATGTAAAGCAATATCTTGATTTGCAAAAAGAACGCTTTGGCGAGCAATTAGAGGTCACTTACCAATGGGATGATGGGGTCCTGGATGATCAGGTGCCCAAAATGATTCTCCAGCCATTAGTGGAAAATTACTTTAAACACGGTGCTGATCCGCGGCTGGGACATGGTGAAATTCGAATTGCGGGCTGCCAGATTCGGGAAGGAATCGTGAAGATTACAGTGGAAAATAATGGGATATCGATTCCGCAGGCTGAGTTGGAGCATCTCCAGCATATGCTGAAACGTCCGCTGAAAGCCTATGAGGAACCGAACACCAGCGAGTCGGATTCTATCGGACTCCGTAATGTGCTGCTGCGCATCCAGCTTCACTCCGAAGACGGCTCTAATACCCTGTATGTAGACAATATTCTGCCTCATGGCGTTCGTTATACACTCGAAATTCGTACCGAAGCTCATACCGAAATTTATACTAAGGGAGAGTGA
- a CDS encoding WYL domain-containing protein: protein MNERRIALMRILDSRKKYTARELAERFDVSVRTIQRDLDYLQQTGLPLYTETGPHGGYRALPNRLLPPLHLARDEALGLFLMLQLLEDIPDIPFGSVRGHVSEQYYAGLPQDVQDSIDQLKDYISFRMLPTHAESPYTSLILEAALNKRRVKMHYRSASGEKWTEVYPVGLYFDHGYWYMPAHSKDRIILYRSDRVIAMTMLEQTLPSLPTLREWMASDDSRQGIPSKIKFTAFGARLAESDPLFQNVFHQEWQGYIPPEELSYVSRLLLKYGPEAEVIYPEELRMRVRQLLQDSLNPYLKDAEADDDEKEA, encoded by the coding sequence ATGAACGAACGGAGAATTGCCCTTATGAGGATACTGGATTCCCGAAAAAAATATACGGCACGTGAGCTTGCCGAGCGTTTTGACGTCTCCGTCAGGACGATACAAAGAGATCTCGACTATTTGCAGCAGACCGGGTTACCCCTTTATACCGAAACCGGACCTCATGGCGGGTACCGGGCGCTTCCCAATCGACTTCTTCCGCCCCTTCATCTTGCCCGCGACGAGGCCTTGGGTCTTTTTCTCATGCTGCAACTGCTGGAAGACATTCCTGATATCCCTTTCGGATCGGTTCGCGGGCATGTATCCGAGCAATATTATGCCGGGCTTCCACAGGATGTGCAGGATAGCATTGATCAATTGAAGGATTATATCTCTTTTCGCATGCTGCCTACTCACGCAGAGTCGCCCTACACCTCGCTCATTTTGGAGGCTGCGTTGAATAAGCGCCGGGTGAAGATGCATTACCGCTCCGCTTCCGGGGAAAAGTGGACTGAAGTTTATCCGGTTGGGCTATATTTTGATCACGGATATTGGTACATGCCAGCGCATAGCAAAGACCGGATTATCCTGTACCGTTCTGATCGGGTAATCGCAATGACCATGCTGGAACAAACCTTACCCAGCCTTCCCACACTCCGGGAATGGATGGCTTCGGATGATTCCCGCCAGGGAATTCCGTCAAAAATAAAGTTTACTGCGTTTGGTGCCCGGCTGGCGGAATCAGACCCCCTCTTCCAGAATGTCTTCCATCAGGAATGGCAGGGATATATTCCGCCCGAGGAATTGAGTTATGTATCCAGACTCCTGTTAAAGTATGGGCCGGAGGCCGAGGTTATATATCCGGAAGAGCTGCGTATGCGAGTCAGGCAACTGCTGCAAGACAGCCTGAATCCTTATCTGAAGGATGCGGAAGCTGATGATGATGAAAAAGAGGCTTGA
- a CDS encoding carbohydrate ABC transporter permease — protein METSKRYRAGTWVTELVMILVALIFLVPFYFLFVNSVKSFGDLLTDSAAWPQTFVWSNYARAWSITRFPEALWNSLVVTVVSNLSLALISSMAAYRMVRHPTRYNRVLFTLFVAAMVIPFQSVMIPLVKVVSTLDLMNSISGLVICYLGFGAPMSIFLFHGFVKGVPVEVEEAATVDGCTPYGVFFRIVYPLMLPMMVTVIILNTLWIWNDYLLPSLVLQKAELRTIPIATYAFFGQYTKQWDLALPALVLGILPVIVFFLAMQKYIIQGIMAGSVKG, from the coding sequence GTGGAAACAAGCAAGCGTTACCGTGCCGGAACATGGGTGACCGAGCTGGTCATGATTCTCGTCGCTTTGATATTCCTCGTTCCGTTTTATTTTTTGTTCGTCAATTCGGTCAAAAGCTTTGGTGATCTGCTCACCGATTCGGCGGCCTGGCCGCAAACGTTTGTATGGAGTAACTATGCCAGAGCATGGAGCATTACACGTTTTCCCGAGGCCTTATGGAATTCACTCGTGGTTACGGTGGTCAGTAATCTGTCGCTTGCGCTGATCAGCTCGATGGCTGCTTACCGGATGGTCCGGCATCCGACGCGTTATAATCGGGTGTTGTTCACCCTGTTCGTGGCTGCCATGGTCATTCCGTTTCAATCCGTGATGATTCCTTTGGTCAAGGTCGTAAGTACGCTGGATTTAATGAACAGCATCAGTGGTCTGGTTATCTGTTATTTGGGATTCGGGGCGCCTATGTCCATCTTTCTCTTTCACGGGTTCGTCAAAGGCGTACCGGTGGAGGTGGAGGAGGCGGCTACGGTAGACGGCTGTACGCCTTACGGTGTGTTTTTCCGCATTGTATATCCGTTGATGCTGCCGATGATGGTAACGGTTATTATTTTGAATACGCTCTGGATCTGGAATGACTATCTGCTGCCTTCTCTTGTGCTGCAAAAGGCGGAGCTGCGGACGATTCCAATCGCGACCTATGCCTTTTTCGGACAGTACACCAAGCAGTGGGATTTGGCATTGCCTGCACTGGTACTGGGTATCTTGCCAGTGATCGTATTCTTTCTGGCCATGCAAAAATATATTATTCAAGGTATTATGGCTGGCTCAGTCAAGGGCTGA
- a CDS encoding dihydrofolate reductase family protein — translation MKDTKSRNKTVLYIAMSLDGYIALPDGSVDWLYDVKGDGGDNGYADFYDTVGTVLMGRLTYEEVLKLSDDFPYAGKPCYVLTRSLTKHQQAPHVTFTDEALSELVLRLQEQSEGAIWLVGGGQLVQVFMREGLLEEAIIAVIPKVLGQGIPLFPEGTLPSTFELKEIERCGDIVMLHYHI, via the coding sequence ATGAAGGATACAAAATCTCGCAACAAAACTGTGCTGTATATTGCCATGAGTCTCGATGGGTATATAGCGCTGCCAGATGGCTCAGTGGACTGGCTGTATGATGTCAAAGGGGACGGCGGTGACAATGGATATGCCGACTTTTACGACACCGTAGGCACGGTGCTGATGGGCAGGTTAACGTATGAGGAGGTATTGAAGCTTTCAGATGATTTCCCTTATGCCGGCAAGCCGTGTTATGTACTCACCCGGTCATTAACGAAGCATCAGCAAGCACCGCATGTTACGTTTACAGACGAAGCTCTGTCTGAGCTTGTTCTGCGTCTGCAAGAACAATCGGAAGGTGCAATATGGCTGGTGGGTGGAGGCCAGTTAGTTCAGGTCTTCATGCGGGAGGGACTGCTGGAGGAGGCTATCATTGCGGTCATTCCCAAGGTGCTCGGACAAGGAATACCATTATTTCCAGAAGGAACGCTGCCAAGTACGTTTGAACTCAAAGAAATAGAACGCTGCGGGGATATCGTTATGCTTCATTATCATATATAA
- a CDS encoding sugar ABC transporter permease — MNRAKSSQWLQQWIFVGPSTLFFVIIIVIPFMLGMYYSFTEWNGVANQAKWVGLDNFSHILLDDDKFRTAFWFTVRFTVIGVVAANMIGFLLAYFLTKPLKTKNVLRTIFFMPNVIGGLLLGFIWQFIFVKGFAAIGESTDLSFFNLPWLGDEITAFWGIVIVFIWQTAGYLMVIYISSLTNVPRDMLEAAEIDGASRMQILRSIILPLIMPAVTVCLFLAISWSFKMFDLNLSLTKGGPFGSTESVALNIYNEAFVNNRYGLGTAKALIFFIIVALVTSLQVRLTKSREVEA, encoded by the coding sequence TTGAACCGCGCCAAATCGTCGCAATGGCTCCAGCAATGGATTTTCGTAGGGCCGTCGACGTTATTTTTCGTTATCATTATTGTAATCCCTTTCATGCTAGGAATGTACTATTCTTTTACAGAGTGGAATGGAGTTGCTAATCAGGCGAAGTGGGTCGGATTGGATAATTTCAGTCACATTTTACTGGATGATGACAAGTTTAGGACAGCGTTCTGGTTTACGGTCCGTTTTACGGTGATTGGAGTAGTGGCTGCGAATATGATTGGTTTTTTGCTGGCGTATTTTTTAACCAAGCCGCTGAAAACAAAAAATGTGCTGAGGACTATTTTTTTCATGCCTAATGTGATTGGCGGGCTGTTGCTGGGATTTATCTGGCAGTTTATTTTCGTCAAAGGATTTGCAGCGATTGGAGAGAGTACGGACTTGTCTTTCTTCAATCTGCCCTGGCTGGGAGATGAGATCACGGCTTTCTGGGGTATTGTGATCGTGTTTATCTGGCAAACCGCCGGATATTTGATGGTCATTTACATCTCTTCCCTGACCAATGTGCCGCGGGATATGCTGGAGGCAGCTGAAATTGACGGAGCGAGCCGGATGCAAATATTAAGGTCAATTATACTGCCTTTGATCATGCCTGCCGTTACGGTATGTCTTTTCCTGGCGATCTCGTGGTCGTTTAAAATGTTCGATCTCAATTTGTCACTGACCAAAGGGGGGCCCTTCGGTTCCACGGAGTCAGTCGCACTCAATATTTACAATGAAGCGTTTGTGAATAATCGTTATGGGCTAGGAACGGCCAAAGCACTCATATTCTTTATCATTGTTGCGCTTGTTACGAGCCTTCAGGTGCGTTTGACGAAAAGCCGGGAGGTGGAGGCGTAA
- a CDS encoding ABC transporter substrate-binding protein: MKTHTFKKKAQALILLLAAFALVLAGCNSSGGEQNAGKEEAKEKTIHIFQFKVEIAEALNRMKAEYEASHPGIKLDIQTVGGGSDYGAALKAKFASGEQPDIFNVGGYRELDTWLEYLEDLSDQPWVGDVVDVAKEPMTKDGKLYGQPMNLEGYGFIYNKDLFKKAGITETPKTLSELEGAAQKLQAVGITPFSNGYQEFWVLGNHLLNVAFANQPDPSAFVKGLNDGTAKIPGNAVFAEWIKLFDLTLKYGNSKPLTTDYNTQVTNFATGKAAMMQQGNWTQVQIDGINPKLNLGILPMPIGEDAAAGDKLFVGVANNWVVNKNSSVKAEAKEFLNWMVTSEQGKKYITKEFKFIPAFKSIKGSEADMGQLGAEVVKYSQENKLLGWFFSRYPEGAQQEFGSQMQAYVAGKSDAGKLFEDFQSTWDNLKTK; encoded by the coding sequence ATGAAAACGCATACTTTTAAAAAGAAAGCCCAAGCCCTGATTCTGCTTCTCGCTGCGTTTGCACTTGTTCTGGCAGGCTGTAACAGTAGCGGTGGTGAACAAAATGCAGGCAAAGAGGAAGCCAAGGAAAAGACGATTCACATTTTTCAGTTCAAGGTGGAAATTGCAGAGGCACTCAATCGCATGAAGGCCGAATATGAAGCTTCCCATCCGGGAATCAAGCTTGATATTCAGACCGTGGGCGGAGGTAGCGACTACGGGGCGGCCTTGAAGGCGAAGTTTGCCTCCGGGGAGCAGCCGGATATTTTTAATGTAGGAGGCTACCGCGAGCTGGATACGTGGCTGGAATATTTGGAGGACCTGTCTGACCAGCCTTGGGTCGGTGACGTGGTCGATGTCGCCAAGGAGCCGATGACCAAGGATGGCAAGCTGTACGGTCAGCCGATGAATCTGGAGGGCTACGGATTCATTTATAACAAGGATTTGTTCAAGAAAGCGGGCATTACCGAGACACCCAAAACGCTGTCTGAGCTGGAAGGAGCTGCCCAAAAGCTCCAAGCCGTAGGAATTACACCTTTTTCTAATGGATATCAGGAGTTTTGGGTACTGGGCAATCATTTGCTGAACGTGGCATTTGCCAATCAGCCGGACCCGTCAGCTTTCGTGAAGGGACTGAATGATGGAACAGCGAAAATCCCGGGCAACGCTGTATTCGCCGAGTGGATTAAGCTGTTCGATCTGACGCTCAAGTATGGCAACTCCAAACCGCTGACGACGGATTACAATACTCAGGTAACGAATTTTGCTACGGGCAAGGCCGCCATGATGCAGCAAGGGAATTGGACCCAAGTACAAATTGACGGGATTAATCCAAAGCTGAATCTGGGTATTCTGCCTATGCCGATTGGTGAAGACGCAGCAGCCGGAGATAAGCTGTTTGTAGGAGTCGCCAACAACTGGGTGGTTAATAAAAATTCATCTGTCAAAGCCGAGGCGAAGGAGTTTTTAAACTGGATGGTGACATCCGAGCAGGGTAAAAAGTATATCACCAAGGAATTCAAATTCATTCCGGCGTTCAAGAGCATCAAAGGGTCAGAGGCTGATATGGGCCAATTGGGTGCCGAAGTGGTGAAATACAGTCAGGAAAACAAGCTGCTGGGCTGGTTCTTTAGCCGCTATCCTGAAGGAGCGCAGCAGGAATTCGGCAGTCAGATGCAAGCCTATGTGGCGGGCAAATCGGATGCCGGGAAGCTGTTCGAGGATTTCCAGAGCACGTGGGATAATTTGAAGACCAAATAA
- a CDS encoding M15 family metallopeptidase yields MKQHIQQKRTPQRWSKALIPGLILPGLLLAACQQGGSGGQESEPLKSSPTTQESVQPATQSNAGNSSGTETGTGQASVGTGSGQADPVMALRSESALQATVKEDGGTAIVTNATSDTVVVNKKRSLPVGYAPDDLVEPKVPFSFEGPHEKRHMRKEAAEALEKLFDGAKKDGMELRAVSGYRSYKRQVSIFNNNVKTKGQEYASKVSAVPGTSEHQTGLAIDVSSPSVDNVLEQSFGASREGEWLEKHAPEYGFIIRYMKDKEDVTGYVYEPWHIRYVGTDIAEDVAKQGMTLEEYFDEKNIKL; encoded by the coding sequence ATGAAACAACATATACAACAGAAACGGACCCCTCAGCGCTGGAGCAAAGCGCTTATCCCGGGACTGATCCTGCCGGGGCTGCTGTTGGCAGCGTGCCAGCAGGGAGGTTCGGGTGGACAGGAAAGCGAGCCGCTGAAATCATCCCCGACGACACAGGAGAGCGTCCAGCCTGCCACCCAGTCGAATGCGGGCAATAGTAGCGGTACTGAAACGGGTACTGGACAAGCCTCGGTGGGTACAGGAAGCGGACAGGCAGATCCCGTGATGGCGCTACGAAGCGAGAGTGCGCTGCAAGCCACGGTGAAGGAAGATGGGGGGACTGCCATTGTCACCAACGCTACGTCTGATACCGTCGTGGTGAACAAAAAGCGCAGCTTGCCTGTAGGCTATGCCCCGGATGATCTGGTGGAGCCGAAGGTACCTTTTTCCTTCGAAGGCCCGCATGAGAAACGGCATATGCGGAAGGAAGCGGCAGAGGCGCTGGAGAAGCTGTTCGACGGTGCGAAGAAGGACGGCATGGAGCTGCGTGCTGTATCGGGATACCGTTCCTATAAGCGTCAGGTTTCCATTTTCAACAACAATGTGAAGACAAAGGGGCAGGAATATGCCTCTAAAGTCAGCGCGGTACCGGGTACAAGCGAGCACCAGACAGGATTGGCGATTGATGTGTCCAGTCCAAGCGTAGACAATGTGCTGGAGCAATCCTTCGGAGCCTCTAGGGAAGGCGAGTGGCTGGAGAAGCATGCGCCGGAATACGGATTTATTATTCGTTATATGAAGGACAAGGAAGATGTGACTGGCTATGTATACGAGCCTTGGCATATTCGTTATGTGGGAACTGACATCGCGGAGGATGTAGCCAAGCAGGGAATGACGCTGGAGGAATATTTTGACGAGAAGAATATCAAGCTGTAG
- a CDS encoding phosphoribosylglycinamide synthetase — protein MTRPRVKLRVTDGQWEAEVEEYGTDNGSAIARAARWTGTVPVLDPEQRTAWLEQLKAEPWDIYRFIQGEACLSLDEVVQVAADAATSNLEDGVGAADEAKKALQAGLESEPLLGLDLIGMTREALLEFVFSAWAGELSHVQGASLAHEPTSRSEGARSGSAAISEWIAESAAEGALHRPGAGFHAIEIRLSQKLAPMNEADITALLPGLPRAEEALKLIRERVAERARATIPQKRHTP, from the coding sequence ATGACAAGGCCGCGAGTGAAGCTGCGAGTAACTGACGGTCAATGGGAGGCGGAAGTAGAGGAGTACGGAACGGACAACGGTTCGGCGATTGCTCGGGCTGCCCGCTGGACTGGCACCGTGCCTGTACTGGACCCGGAACAGCGGACGGCATGGCTGGAGCAGCTAAAGGCGGAACCTTGGGACATATACCGTTTTATACAGGGGGAAGCCTGCCTCTCGCTGGATGAGGTCGTTCAGGTAGCAGCCGATGCGGCTACATCCAATCTGGAGGACGGCGTTGGTGCAGCCGACGAAGCGAAGAAGGCTCTCCAAGCGGGGCTGGAAAGCGAGCCGCTGCTTGGTCTGGACCTGATCGGAATGACGCGCGAAGCACTGCTGGAATTCGTATTCAGTGCTTGGGCAGGTGAACTGTCCCATGTGCAGGGGGCATCTCTCGCGCATGAGCCAACCTCGCGGTCAGAGGGCGCACGCAGCGGATCGGCGGCGATCAGCGAATGGATTGCTGAATCTGCCGCCGAAGGAGCATTACATCGTCCCGGCGCGGGCTTTCATGCCATTGAGATTCGTCTGTCGCAGAAGCTTGCGCCTATGAATGAAGCTGACATTACGGCATTGCTGCCGGGACTGCCCCGTGCGGAAGAGGCACTGAAGCTCATACGTGAGCGTGTAGCTGAACGCGCCCGGGCTACAATTCCGCAAAAACGTCATACTCCCTAA